The following proteins come from a genomic window of Corynebacterium sp. P4-C1:
- a CDS encoding DUF2631 domain-containing protein, protein MSAKDDAPQVYNGVSEADVPSAKLGWSELTPKTIQIAGWISVLFLIGYNFGNHRGHVETIWLITIAVLIAVGLILFALRPELSQVRTLTAHNKPEGHVEPNWTHDQQALTGRYAELTDSQLRALNVDPATVNHGANNGAAAGVGAHSAHSAHGAHELRDAHREDIAAPEIPNVHETLRVEESDPR, encoded by the coding sequence GTGAGCGCTAAGGACGATGCACCACAGGTGTACAACGGTGTTTCCGAGGCTGACGTCCCGTCGGCCAAGCTGGGCTGGAGCGAACTGACCCCGAAAACCATCCAGATCGCTGGTTGGATCTCCGTGCTGTTCCTCATCGGCTACAACTTCGGCAACCACCGCGGCCACGTCGAGACCATCTGGCTGATCACGATCGCCGTGCTGATCGCCGTCGGCCTGATCCTGTTCGCGCTGCGTCCGGAGCTATCCCAGGTCCGGACTCTGACCGCCCACAACAAGCCGGAAGGTCACGTCGAGCCGAACTGGACCCACGACCAGCAGGCTCTGACAGGCCGCTACGCCGAACTGACCGACAGCCAGCTGCGTGCCCTGAACGTTGATCCGGCGACCGTGAACCACGGTGCGAACAACGGTGCCGCGGCAGGTGTCGGCGCCCACAGCGCACACAGTGCGCACGGCGCACATGAGCTGCGCGACGCCCACCGCGAAGACATCGCCGCCCCGGAGATCCCGAACGTCCACGAGACGCTCCGCGTGGAGGAGTCTGATCCGCGCTAG
- the map gene encoding type I methionyl aminopeptidase — protein MNTRGKLTPGKPTPIRTVPESIERPEYAWKDEVQENVGEPLVQTPETIEKMREASRIAANALEAAGAAVAPGVTTDEIDRIAHEYMLDHGAYPSTLGYRGYTKSCCVSLNEIVCHGIPDTTVIKDGDICNIDVTAYKDGVHGDTNATFLAGDVAEENRLLVERTREATMRGIRAAKPGRQINVIGRVIESYAKRFGYNVVTDFTGHGVGTTFHNGLVVLHYDSEAYTDVIEPGMTLTVEPMINIGGLEYDIWDDGWTVQNRDGEYTAQFEHTIVITEDGNEILTIPDSER, from the coding sequence ATGAACACTCGCGGAAAACTGACCCCCGGAAAACCCACGCCGATTCGCACCGTCCCTGAGTCGATCGAACGCCCCGAATACGCGTGGAAGGACGAGGTGCAGGAAAACGTCGGCGAGCCGCTGGTCCAGACACCGGAGACCATCGAGAAGATGCGCGAGGCCTCCCGCATCGCCGCGAACGCGCTCGAGGCGGCCGGTGCCGCCGTTGCCCCCGGCGTGACCACCGACGAGATCGACCGCATCGCCCATGAGTACATGCTCGACCACGGCGCCTACCCTTCGACGTTGGGGTACCGCGGCTACACCAAGTCTTGCTGCGTCTCGCTCAACGAAATCGTCTGCCACGGTATCCCCGACACGACCGTGATCAAGGACGGCGACATCTGCAACATCGACGTCACCGCCTACAAGGACGGTGTTCACGGCGACACCAACGCGACATTCCTCGCCGGGGATGTCGCCGAGGAGAACCGTCTTCTCGTCGAGCGCACCCGCGAAGCCACCATGCGCGGCATCCGCGCCGCGAAGCCCGGCCGCCAGATCAACGTCATCGGCCGCGTCATCGAGTCCTACGCCAAGCGTTTCGGCTACAACGTCGTCACCGACTTCACGGGCCACGGTGTCGGCACGACCTTCCACAACGGGCTTGTCGTGCTGCACTACGATTCTGAGGCCTACACCGACGTAATCGAGCCCGGAATGACACTCACCGTCGAGCCCATGATCAATATCGGCGGTCTCGAGTACGACATCTGGGATGACGGCTGGACTGTCCAGAACCGCGACGGCGAGTACACAGCGCAATTCGAGCACACCATCGTGATCACCGAGGACGGCAACGAGATCCTCACCATCCCGGATTCCGAGCGTTAG
- the frr gene encoding ribosome recycling factor gives MIDDVLLDAEERMTSSVEHTRSELVTIRTGRANPAMFNGVMADFYGAPTPINQMATVSVPEPRMLMVKPFDPSTLGEIENAIRNSDLGVNPTDDGNVIRVTIPQLTEERRRDLVKQAKAKGEDGKIAIRNVRRSGMEALKKIQKDGDAGEDEVTAAEKELDKTTAKFVAEIDDLVSRKEAELLEV, from the coding sequence ATGATCGACGACGTACTTCTCGACGCTGAGGAGCGCATGACCAGCTCCGTGGAGCACACCCGCTCTGAACTGGTCACCATCCGCACCGGCCGCGCGAACCCAGCCATGTTCAACGGCGTCATGGCCGACTTCTACGGTGCCCCGACCCCCATCAACCAGATGGCCACCGTGTCCGTGCCGGAGCCGCGCATGCTGATGGTCAAGCCGTTCGACCCGTCCACCCTTGGCGAAATCGAGAACGCGATCCGCAACTCCGACCTCGGCGTCAACCCCACCGACGACGGCAACGTCATCCGCGTCACTATCCCGCAGCTCACCGAGGAGCGCCGCCGAGACCTGGTCAAACAGGCAAAGGCCAAGGGCGAAGACGGCAAGATCGCCATCCGCAACGTCCGCCGCTCCGGCATGGAAGCGCTGAAGAAGATCCAGAAGGACGGCGACGCCGGCGAGGACGAGGTCACCGCAGCCGAGAAGGAACTGGACAAGACCACCGCGAAATTCGTCGCCGAGATCGACGACTTGGTTTCCCGCAAGGAAGCCGAACTCCTCGAGGTCTAA
- a CDS encoding RIP metalloprotease — translation MGAFVLGIVLFAVCIALSIGLHEAGHILAAKAFGMRVRRFFLGFGPTLVSAKKGETEYGIAALPFGGFCDIAGMTAMDELTEEEKSHAMYLKPWWQRVAVMSGGIVMNLLLGFMVIYLLAVSSGIPNPDADRTPVVGELTCTADQVDEKTLADCEGDGPAAAAGVRQGDRILSVDGTALSSFVELRDYVLERPGETVVLGVERGAGPGAGTSAGASAERLDIPVDVDEVSRIGPDGQPYVAGAVGMASAPVADAMKRFGPLEAVPAAGRLSGEMISASVKGLAAFPGKVPGVVTAIFGDERDVEGPISVVGASRAGGELAERSQWAVFFSLLASLNFFLALFNLVPLPPLDGGHIAVVLYEAVRDRIRRLRGLPPGGPVNYEKLMPLTYTMAALLLGVGVLVIVADVTNPVRLFG, via the coding sequence ATGGGAGCATTCGTATTAGGCATCGTGCTGTTTGCCGTGTGCATCGCCCTGTCGATCGGGCTGCACGAGGCAGGGCACATACTCGCCGCCAAGGCCTTCGGGATGCGAGTGAGGCGCTTCTTCCTGGGGTTCGGGCCGACACTCGTGTCCGCGAAGAAAGGGGAGACAGAATACGGCATCGCGGCGCTCCCGTTCGGCGGGTTCTGCGACATCGCTGGCATGACGGCGATGGACGAGCTCACCGAGGAAGAAAAGTCCCACGCGATGTACCTCAAACCGTGGTGGCAGCGGGTGGCGGTGATGAGCGGCGGCATCGTCATGAACCTGCTGCTGGGTTTCATGGTGATCTATCTGCTGGCGGTGTCGTCCGGCATCCCGAACCCTGACGCCGACCGCACTCCCGTGGTGGGGGAGCTGACGTGCACCGCCGACCAAGTCGACGAGAAGACGCTTGCCGACTGTGAGGGCGACGGCCCCGCTGCCGCCGCCGGCGTGCGTCAAGGCGACCGTATTCTCTCCGTCGACGGGACTGCTCTCTCGTCGTTCGTGGAGTTGCGCGACTACGTGCTCGAGAGGCCGGGGGAGACCGTGGTACTCGGCGTGGAGCGCGGTGCCGGGCCGGGAGCCGGAACCAGCGCCGGCGCCAGCGCTGAGCGGCTCGACATTCCCGTCGACGTCGACGAGGTCTCCCGCATCGGCCCGGACGGCCAGCCGTACGTGGCGGGTGCGGTCGGCATGGCCAGCGCACCGGTCGCTGATGCCATGAAGCGCTTCGGGCCCCTGGAAGCAGTGCCGGCGGCAGGCCGGTTGTCGGGCGAGATGATCTCGGCGAGCGTGAAGGGCCTGGCGGCGTTCCCGGGGAAGGTTCCGGGCGTGGTCACGGCGATCTTCGGAGACGAGCGGGACGTGGAAGGGCCGATCAGCGTGGTCGGCGCCTCCCGCGCTGGCGGTGAGCTGGCGGAGCGCAGCCAGTGGGCCGTCTTCTTCTCGCTGCTGGCATCCCTGAATTTCTTCCTGGCGCTGTTCAACCTCGTGCCGCTGCCGCCTCTCGACGGCGGCCACATCGCCGTCGTCCTCTACGAGGCCGTGCGCGACCGCATCCGGCGCCTCCGCGGACTCCCGCCGGGCGGGCCCGTCAACTACGAGAAGCTCATGCCGCTGACGTACACCATGGCCGCGCTCCTGCTGGGGGTGGGAGTACTAGTGATTGTCGCGGACGTGACCAACCCGGTGCGGCTGTTCGGGTAG
- the dxr gene encoding 1-deoxy-D-xylulose-5-phosphate reductoisomerase, translating to MRKVLILGSTGSIGTQALEVIAAAPDQFEVVGIAAGGSAPQAIIAQAREWGLEGDRVGVAKQAAAEVVAEALGGPVRGGEHAAEQLVRETEADVVLNALVGSLGLASTLAALDIGAVLALANKESLVAGGDLVTARGGQIVPVDSEHSAMAQCLRAGREEDVASYVLTASGGPFRGWTREQMWDVTPAQAAAHPTWSMGQMNTLNSATMVNKGLELIEATLLFGISPDIVDVVVHPQSIVHSMVTFVDGATIAQASPPSMKMPIAHALAWPGRVDGAQPALDFRDAMDWRFEPLDEAAFPAVRLAREVAAARGTYPAVYNAANEEAAAAFLAGRIRFPQIVDIVGEVLDSASEFAVVPSSFDEIVDVETQARERAHSLIDASP from the coding sequence GTGCGAAAAGTTCTCATTTTGGGGTCCACCGGGTCGATCGGAACGCAGGCGCTGGAGGTGATCGCCGCGGCGCCCGACCAGTTCGAGGTCGTGGGGATCGCCGCCGGAGGATCGGCCCCACAGGCCATCATCGCCCAGGCGAGGGAGTGGGGCCTGGAGGGAGACCGGGTGGGCGTCGCTAAGCAAGCTGCGGCTGAGGTTGTCGCGGAAGCTCTCGGCGGGCCTGTGCGCGGGGGCGAGCACGCAGCCGAGCAGCTCGTGCGCGAAACGGAGGCGGACGTTGTGCTCAACGCGCTCGTCGGGTCGCTGGGCTTGGCCTCGACGCTGGCGGCGCTGGACATCGGCGCCGTGCTAGCCCTGGCCAACAAGGAGTCGTTGGTCGCCGGCGGGGACCTGGTCACGGCGCGCGGCGGGCAAATCGTCCCCGTCGATTCCGAGCATTCCGCGATGGCGCAGTGCCTACGTGCGGGACGAGAGGAGGACGTCGCCAGCTACGTTCTCACCGCCTCGGGCGGGCCTTTCCGCGGATGGACGCGCGAGCAGATGTGGGACGTCACCCCCGCGCAGGCCGCGGCGCACCCGACGTGGTCGATGGGGCAGATGAACACCCTGAACTCCGCGACGATGGTCAACAAGGGCCTGGAGCTAATCGAGGCGACCCTGCTGTTCGGCATTTCCCCGGACATCGTCGACGTGGTTGTGCACCCGCAGTCGATCGTCCACTCGATGGTGACATTTGTCGACGGGGCCACGATCGCGCAGGCGTCGCCGCCGTCGATGAAAATGCCGATCGCGCATGCTCTCGCGTGGCCCGGACGCGTCGATGGGGCACAGCCGGCGCTCGATTTCCGCGACGCGATGGACTGGCGTTTCGAGCCGCTCGACGAGGCGGCGTTTCCCGCTGTGCGTCTCGCGCGCGAGGTCGCGGCGGCGCGCGGCACGTACCCGGCGGTGTACAACGCCGCGAATGAAGAAGCGGCGGCGGCGTTCCTCGCGGGGCGGATCCGCTTCCCGCAGATCGTCGACATCGTGGGCGAGGTGCTGGATTCGGCGTCCGAGTTCGCGGTGGTACCGTCTTCGTTCGACGAGATCGTGGACGTGGAGACGCAGGCGCGTGAACGCGCCCATTCGCTTATCGACGCCTCCCCCTAA
- the rlmN gene encoding 23S rRNA (adenine(2503)-C(2))-methyltransferase RlmN has translation MSDFPKIQLLSPKRGMPPKHFADLTKQERIDALAELGLPKFRADQIARHYYGRFEADPSTMTDLPAAQRELVKDALFPRLLTPVRTVETDEGDTTKTLWRLHDGILLESVLMRYPGRATLCISSQAGCGMACPFCATGQGGLDRNLSTAEIVDQVREAAAMMEAEGGRLTNVVFMGMGEPLANYNRVVSAVRQIVSPAPDGFGISQRNVTVSTVGLAPAIRKLADEGLNVTLAVSLHTPDDELRDTLVPMNNRFSVEDVLTAARYYADQTGRRVSIEYALIRDINDHDFRADMLGRKLHDALGPLVHVNLIPLNPTPGSKWDASPRDRQDEFVRRVIAQGVTCTVRDTKGQEIAAACGQLAADEKQAGA, from the coding sequence ATGAGTGATTTTCCGAAGATCCAACTGCTCTCGCCCAAGCGCGGGATGCCGCCGAAGCACTTCGCCGACCTGACCAAGCAGGAGCGTATCGATGCCCTCGCCGAGCTCGGCCTGCCCAAATTCCGCGCCGACCAGATTGCCCGCCACTACTACGGCCGGTTCGAGGCTGACCCGTCGACGATGACGGACCTGCCGGCCGCGCAGCGCGAACTGGTGAAGGATGCCCTGTTCCCGCGCCTGCTCACCCCGGTGCGCACCGTCGAGACCGACGAAGGAGACACGACCAAGACTCTCTGGCGCCTTCACGACGGAATCCTGCTGGAATCGGTGCTGATGCGTTACCCGGGCCGTGCGACGCTGTGCATTTCCTCGCAGGCTGGCTGCGGCATGGCCTGCCCGTTCTGCGCCACCGGCCAGGGCGGGTTGGACCGCAACCTGTCCACGGCGGAAATTGTCGACCAGGTCCGCGAGGCCGCCGCGATGATGGAGGCGGAGGGGGGCCGCCTGACCAACGTGGTTTTCATGGGCATGGGGGAGCCGCTGGCGAACTACAACCGCGTCGTGTCGGCGGTGCGGCAGATTGTCTCGCCGGCACCGGACGGGTTCGGCATCTCGCAGCGCAACGTCACCGTGTCTACGGTCGGCCTCGCGCCCGCAATCCGCAAGCTCGCCGATGAAGGTCTCAACGTCACCCTCGCCGTCTCCCTCCACACCCCGGACGACGAGCTGCGCGACACCCTCGTTCCGATGAACAACCGCTTCAGCGTCGAGGACGTGCTCACGGCCGCGCGCTATTACGCGGATCAGACCGGCCGCCGCGTGTCCATTGAGTACGCGCTCATCCGCGACATCAACGACCACGATTTCCGCGCCGACATGCTGGGCCGCAAGCTTCACGACGCCCTCGGCCCCCTCGTCCACGTCAACCTCATCCCGCTGAACCCGACGCCGGGTTCGAAGTGGGATGCGTCGCCGCGTGACCGCCAGGACGAGTTCGTCCGCCGCGTCATCGCTCAGGGAGTCACCTGCACCGTGCGCGACACGAAGGGGCAGGAGATCGCCGCGGCGTGCGGCCAGCTCGCCGCTGACGAGAAGCAAGCAGGCGCCTAA
- the ispG gene encoding flavodoxin-dependent (E)-4-hydroxy-3-methylbut-2-enyl-diphosphate synthase: protein MNQPIGLGIPEGPPPTLAPRRTTRQLFVGNVGVGSDHPISVQSMTTTKTHDVNATLQQIAQLTATGCDIVRVACPKTVDAEALPAIAKKSPIPVIADIHFQPKYIFAAIDAGCAAVRVNPGNIKEFDGRVKEVAKAAGDAGIPIRIGVNGGSLDKRLLEKYGKATPEALVESAIWEAGLFEEHGFGDIAISVKHSDPVLMVEAYRQLAAKTDYPLHLGVTEAGPKFMGTIKSSVAFGALLSEGIGDTIRVSLSADPVEEIKVGDQILQSLNLRPRKLEIVSCPSCGRAQVDVYKLAEEVTAGLEGMEYPLRVAVMGCVVNGPGEARDADLGVASGNGKGQIFVKGEVVETVPESKIVETLIAHAERIAEEEGLEEIEGARAEVKVTK, encoded by the coding sequence ATGAATCAACCTATCGGTTTGGGCATTCCGGAAGGGCCGCCGCCGACGCTGGCCCCGCGCCGCACAACCCGCCAGCTGTTCGTCGGCAATGTGGGAGTCGGTTCGGACCACCCGATCTCTGTGCAGTCGATGACCACGACGAAAACGCATGATGTCAACGCCACCCTGCAGCAGATCGCGCAGCTGACCGCGACCGGCTGCGACATCGTGCGCGTCGCGTGCCCGAAGACGGTGGATGCGGAGGCGCTGCCGGCGATCGCGAAGAAATCGCCGATCCCGGTGATCGCGGATATTCACTTCCAGCCGAAGTACATCTTCGCGGCCATCGACGCTGGGTGCGCCGCCGTGCGCGTCAACCCCGGCAACATCAAGGAATTCGACGGCCGAGTCAAGGAGGTCGCGAAGGCGGCCGGCGACGCGGGCATCCCGATCCGTATCGGCGTCAACGGCGGCTCCCTGGACAAGCGCCTGCTGGAAAAGTACGGCAAGGCGACCCCGGAGGCGCTCGTCGAGTCCGCGATCTGGGAAGCCGGCCTGTTCGAGGAACACGGTTTCGGCGACATCGCGATCTCCGTGAAGCACTCCGACCCGGTGCTCATGGTGGAGGCATACCGCCAGCTCGCCGCAAAGACGGACTACCCGCTGCACCTCGGCGTGACGGAGGCGGGCCCGAAGTTCATGGGCACGATCAAGTCTTCCGTGGCGTTCGGCGCACTGCTCTCCGAAGGCATCGGTGACACGATCCGGGTTTCCTTGTCTGCCGACCCGGTGGAGGAGATCAAGGTCGGCGACCAGATCCTGCAGTCGCTGAACCTCCGCCCGCGCAAGCTGGAGATTGTCTCCTGCCCGTCGTGCGGCCGCGCCCAGGTGGACGTGTACAAGCTCGCCGAGGAGGTCACTGCGGGCCTGGAGGGCATGGAGTACCCGCTGCGTGTGGCGGTGATGGGCTGCGTCGTCAACGGCCCGGGCGAGGCGCGCGACGCGGACCTCGGTGTGGCGTCCGGCAACGGGAAGGGCCAGATCTTCGTCAAGGGCGAGGTTGTGGAGACCGTGCCGGAGTCGAAGATCGTGGAGACGCTCATCGCGCATGCGGAACGCATCGCCGAGGAGGAAGGCCTCGAGGAGATCGAGGGCGCACGCGCGGAGGTCAAGGTTACAAAGTAG
- a CDS encoding penicillin-binding transpeptidase domain-containing protein has translation MKTRVSVLLTVLAFVMGAAGCTPKPNPAEPVAQDFLEALSRFDYDQMAALVDDSAKASDSLSTSVAGLQAEGVTATLNSVDQQENLATANYTLDWALPRDRHVRYDASMTLTQQNQDWTVRWQPSILHPRLGANQHLELRTVPADQASVVSSDGVALLSPGVAYRLLVDTNAVGDKTNTAASISQALAAAHEQDPSVPLRDAGELEKQLADASGVFSVAMLPLGARDAVEGAVGGLKGVRLNEEASMVADDPHFAPDIMARIGEEVRTDLEGDAGWKVSIVNENANELEDIERHDATPSPSITVSLSHKVQTAAEKALEPINGQKAMIVAIRPSSGEILAVAQTKAADEDGNTAMMGQYPPGSTFKILTAYSGLEHQGLNPDSIVPCPGTMDIYGRTVTNYAGFGMGNVPLQTAFARSCNTTFADISTKLAPGELRDVGKQFGLGIDYKIAGLDSLTGSIPDGEEPLDRTEAGYGQGLDLASPFGMALVSATAANGSTPKPYLIAGRDTTPSEEAPQPDPRAIEQLRQMMKAVTSPGGTATGMGAGGDIRGKTGEAEINGGSHSWFTGYRDDDIAFATLIVLGGGSEAAVAVTDTMLRNIDEAGAPKPQ, from the coding sequence ATGAAAACTCGGGTTTCGGTGCTGCTGACGGTCCTCGCCTTCGTGATGGGCGCGGCGGGGTGCACGCCGAAGCCGAATCCCGCTGAGCCGGTCGCGCAGGACTTCCTCGAGGCGTTGTCGCGCTTCGACTACGACCAGATGGCGGCGCTTGTCGACGATTCCGCCAAAGCCTCCGATTCCCTTTCCACCTCCGTCGCCGGACTGCAGGCGGAGGGGGTCACCGCGACGCTGAACAGTGTCGACCAGCAGGAGAATTTGGCCACGGCGAACTACACCCTCGACTGGGCGCTGCCGCGGGACCGTCATGTGCGTTACGACGCCTCGATGACCCTCACCCAGCAGAACCAGGACTGGACCGTGCGCTGGCAACCGTCCATCCTGCATCCGCGCCTCGGAGCCAACCAGCACCTGGAACTGCGCACGGTGCCGGCGGATCAGGCGAGCGTTGTGTCGTCGGACGGCGTGGCTTTGCTGAGTCCGGGTGTGGCCTACCGCCTCCTCGTGGACACGAACGCGGTGGGGGACAAAACGAATACCGCAGCCTCGATTTCTCAAGCGCTCGCCGCCGCCCACGAGCAAGACCCGTCGGTGCCGCTGCGCGATGCGGGGGAGTTGGAGAAGCAGCTTGCCGACGCCTCCGGTGTCTTCTCCGTGGCCATGCTCCCCCTCGGCGCGCGGGACGCGGTCGAGGGCGCTGTCGGCGGGCTGAAAGGTGTGCGCCTCAACGAGGAAGCATCCATGGTCGCCGACGACCCCCACTTCGCGCCCGACATCATGGCCCGCATTGGTGAGGAAGTCCGCACCGACCTTGAGGGTGACGCCGGGTGGAAGGTCTCCATCGTCAACGAGAACGCCAACGAGCTGGAGGACATCGAGCGCCACGATGCCACTCCGTCGCCGTCTATCACGGTCAGTCTCTCCCACAAGGTGCAGACTGCCGCCGAGAAGGCACTCGAGCCCATCAACGGGCAGAAGGCGATGATTGTGGCGATCCGGCCGTCGTCAGGCGAAATCCTCGCCGTGGCCCAGACGAAAGCCGCCGATGAAGACGGCAACACCGCCATGATGGGGCAGTACCCGCCCGGCTCCACCTTCAAGATCCTCACCGCTTATTCCGGTCTCGAACACCAGGGGCTCAACCCCGACTCCATTGTCCCGTGCCCCGGCACAATGGACATCTACGGCCGTACAGTGACCAACTACGCCGGCTTCGGCATGGGCAACGTGCCGCTCCAGACTGCGTTCGCGCGGTCCTGCAACACCACTTTCGCCGATATCTCGACGAAACTGGCGCCGGGGGAGCTGCGGGACGTCGGCAAGCAATTCGGCCTCGGTATCGACTACAAGATCGCCGGACTCGACTCGTTGACCGGCTCCATCCCCGACGGCGAGGAACCGCTCGACCGCACCGAAGCCGGCTACGGCCAAGGCCTCGACCTCGCGTCTCCGTTCGGCATGGCGCTCGTGTCGGCCACCGCCGCCAACGGCTCCACGCCGAAGCCGTACCTCATCGCCGGCCGCGACACAACCCCCAGCGAAGAAGCCCCGCAGCCCGACCCGCGCGCCATCGAGCAGCTGCGACAGATGATGAAAGCCGTCACCAGCCCCGGCGGCACTGCAACAGGAATGGGCGCCGGCGGCGACATCCGCGGCAAGACCGGTGAAGCCGAAATCAACGGCGGCTCCCACTCCTGGTTCACGGGATACCGCGACGACGACATCGCGTTCGCCACCCTCATCGTCCTCGGCGGCGGGTCCGAAGCCGCGGTGGCCGTCACCGACACCATGCTGCGCAACATCGACGAGGCGGGCGCCCCGAAGCCGCAGTAA
- a CDS encoding HNH endonuclease signature motif containing protein has translation MNQFTAMLGSLKAPLDFLEHFDAQEALDAGLDGSTVKKWETIYAVYLAPTKWTRQQRYSAHAARAAAFTADQLWAIESRIKHITDEREKWRLRLKLLDVRGRCETLKRKAAEIVPERKKPTPKRTMGFGKSRDGMRPLTAMGTEEDMAALEFALRKRISPDGPAGPQMLETLMGMLGLRPDAETETTTPAAPAVPRPLVLIPLPDYLDIVSGDGDETILGLSDGTTITGADYLAKYHGADLQVATFHPQEGAVNLYRTSRFANKKQRDLARACLSACPVPDCRHSSDNCEVHHITSWSRGGQTNMANLAPLCRYHNRTNDDDPKHRNRGSIVNIRGRPVWRSPRGYPVDNKVHPFGAMSLLFGN, from the coding sequence ATGAACCAATTCACCGCCATGCTCGGGTCGCTGAAGGCCCCGCTCGACTTCCTGGAGCACTTCGATGCCCAGGAAGCTCTCGACGCGGGGCTCGACGGGTCGACGGTGAAGAAATGGGAAACCATCTACGCCGTGTACCTGGCCCCGACGAAGTGGACGCGCCAACAGAGGTACTCCGCGCACGCCGCACGGGCCGCAGCGTTCACGGCGGACCAGCTCTGGGCCATTGAATCGCGCATCAAGCACATCACCGACGAACGCGAGAAGTGGCGGCTGCGGCTGAAACTGTTGGATGTCCGCGGTCGCTGCGAGACGCTTAAGCGCAAGGCAGCGGAGATCGTCCCCGAAAGGAAGAAACCGACGCCTAAGAGGACGATGGGGTTCGGCAAGTCGCGCGACGGCATGCGTCCGCTCACCGCCATGGGAACTGAGGAGGACATGGCGGCTCTCGAATTCGCGTTGCGGAAGCGTATCTCGCCGGACGGGCCGGCGGGCCCACAGATGCTCGAGACGCTCATGGGCATGCTGGGGTTGCGGCCCGACGCCGAGACGGAAACGACAACGCCCGCCGCACCGGCTGTGCCGCGTCCGCTGGTGCTGATCCCGCTGCCGGACTACCTCGACATCGTCAGCGGCGACGGTGACGAGACCATCCTCGGTCTCAGCGACGGCACGACGATCACGGGGGCGGACTACCTGGCCAAGTATCACGGCGCCGACCTCCAGGTGGCCACGTTCCACCCGCAGGAAGGTGCCGTGAATCTGTACCGCACGAGCCGTTTCGCTAACAAGAAACAGCGCGATCTCGCCCGAGCATGCTTATCAGCGTGTCCTGTCCCCGACTGCCGCCATTCCTCCGACAACTGCGAAGTCCACCACATCACCTCATGGTCGCGCGGCGGTCAGACCAATATGGCGAACCTGGCGCCGCTGTGTAGGTACCACAACCGCACAAACGACGACGACCCGAAGCACCGTAACCGCGGCAGCATTGTGAATATCAGGGGCAGACCTGTCTGGAGGTCCCCGCGGGGATACCCGGTGGACAACAAAGTCCACCCGTTCGGCGCGATGAGTCTCCTATTCGGAAACTAA
- a CDS encoding phosphatidate cytidylyltransferase — translation MPRPKNSAGRNLPAAIAVGVGLAALVLVATYVGPVMWYPVVCTAAALGMWEVLTRLRENGYGVYRFVIIVLGLCMIVSTWEFGYPGLLATFTISALMIMFSRLFFHGRHTPPRNYLRDTAVSIFILVWIGLFGSFAAMISRLETGSVTGSYFIVTFILCVVASDVGGYVTGVLFGSHPMAPAVSPKKSWEGFAGSVAFGAVAGVLSGIYLLGRPWWAGLVFGLGIVVCATLGDLVESQFKRELGLKDMSGLLPGHGGMMDRIDGILPAAAATWLLMNVVVI, via the coding sequence ATGCCGCGCCCGAAGAACTCCGCAGGGCGCAACCTGCCTGCCGCGATCGCGGTGGGAGTCGGGCTCGCCGCACTCGTGCTGGTGGCCACCTATGTCGGCCCCGTCATGTGGTACCCGGTGGTGTGCACCGCCGCCGCGCTCGGGATGTGGGAAGTGCTAACGCGCCTGCGCGAAAACGGCTACGGCGTCTATCGCTTCGTGATCATCGTCCTCGGTCTCTGCATGATCGTGTCCACGTGGGAGTTCGGTTACCCCGGACTGCTGGCCACGTTCACGATCAGCGCGTTGATGATCATGTTCTCGCGCCTGTTCTTCCATGGCAGGCACACCCCGCCACGCAACTACCTGCGCGACACTGCCGTGAGTATCTTCATTCTCGTGTGGATCGGGCTGTTCGGCTCGTTCGCCGCGATGATCTCGCGCTTGGAGACGGGCAGCGTCACCGGCAGCTACTTCATCGTCACGTTCATTCTTTGCGTCGTCGCCTCCGACGTGGGCGGCTACGTCACCGGTGTCTTGTTCGGCTCGCACCCGATGGCCCCGGCGGTCAGCCCGAAGAAGTCGTGGGAAGGCTTCGCGGGCTCCGTCGCGTTCGGTGCAGTGGCGGGTGTGCTCAGTGGCATCTATCTGTTGGGCCGGCCGTGGTGGGCCGGTCTCGTGTTCGGCCTGGGCATCGTCGTGTGCGCGACGCTCGGTGATTTGGTGGAAAGCCAGTTCAAGCGCGAACTCGGCTTGAAGGACATGTCCGGTTTGCTGCCGGGCCACGGCGGCATGATGGACCGCATCGACGGCATCCTTCCCGCCGCCGCGGCCACCTGGCTCCTCATGAACGTGGTCGTCATTTAG